A genomic window from Verrucomicrobiia bacterium includes:
- a CDS encoding DUF1328 domain-containing protein, protein MLRWAAIFFVIALIAALMGFTGIAGAAADIAKFLFFLFVGIFVILLLLGIFAGKKIL, encoded by the coding sequence ATGTTGAGATGGGCAGCAATTTTCTTTGTGATCGCACTGATTGCGGCGCTGATGGGGTTCACGGGAATCGCCGGGGCTGCCGCCGATATTGCCAAGTTCCTCTTCTTCCTGTTTGTTGGGATCTTCGTGATCCTGCTATTGCTGGGAATCTTTGCAGGAAAGAAGATCTTGTAG